The Streptomyces sp. NBC_00576 genome contains the following window.
CGGCTGGACACTGTCGAGCCCGATGCCGCGCAGCAGCGAGTTGATCGAGCCGCTGTCCGGGTTGTACGCGAAGGCGAACAGCAGCGCGACGATCGCGATGGACAGCACCTGCGGGAAGAAATAGACGATTTTGTAGAACGAGGAACCGCGGACACCGGAAATCACCGGTCCACCGCGGCGGCGCTTCCCGCCCACATTGATCATGAAGGCGAAGAACAACGCCAGACTGATCGTCACCAGCGGCAGCACCAACGCGAACAGGAGGCTGTGCTGCAACGACTTCCAGAAGATGTCGTCGTCGAGCATCCTCTTGTAGTTGTCGAAGCCGACCATCTTGAATTCCGGGCTCAGTCCGGTCCAGTCGGTGAACGAGTAATAGATGGACTGGATGAACGGCCAGATGACGAATAGTGCGTACAGCCCCAGGGGGACCGCCAGGAATCCCACGATGAAGCGGTACTTGCCGTGCTGCATTACCACAGACCCCGTTCCGTACGCGGGTGCCGCCGCTGGTGACAGATCATCGGCTGCTAGTCGGGTAGGCTGATCGCCGTGCGTTGCGAGAACCAAGCGCGTACGACGTGCTGATCGAGAACCAAGACAGCACATGCACCTCCAAGCTTTGCGGCACAAACCGGGCTGGTTTCAACCCGGCTGGTGTTGATCGTGGAAGACCTGTTGGGTCGCTGACCCGCAGGCGGCGTGAGCCAGGAATCCCCCTGCTTCGGCTGGGGGAGGATTCAATGGTGCTTGTAGTGCTTGATCGACGAGTCCTTCGCGGTCTCGTCGGCGTAGCCCTGGATCTTCTTGATGGCCTCGGCCGGGGTGAGCCGTCCCGCCATCATCTCGCCGAGCCCGGAAACGCCGATCTTCTCCTTCTGGAGCTGCACGTACCAGTCCTGCAGGCGCGGGTTCACCACGTTGTCGCCGGCCTTCTCCAGCGCCGCCACACCCGACTTGAGGCCGGGGGTGAGGGTGATTCCGTCGGTGCCGCCGTTGTACGCGGTCAGTGACTTGACCTTGGTGGTGAAGTTCTTCGAGGAGGCCTCACTGAGCATGATGCGCAGTTGCTCCATGCCGCCGGCGGTGTTCTTCGCCTTGGCCGGGACGATGAACGGCTCGCCGCCGGAGGCCCAGATCGTGCCGAACGGCAGCTTGTCGGAGCTGTCGATGCCGGTCGGCGCGGAGACGGCGAGGTCGAAGTCGGCGGGGATGACGTTGGCCGACTCGTTCTCCACCCAGGAGCCGTTCGGGATGAACAGCGCCTTGCCCTTGGCCCACGCGGTCTGCGACTGGATGTGGTCGAGGCCGGGGGTGCCCTTGAGGACGTACCCCTTCTTGTAGAGCTCGTAGTACGCCTCGAAACAAGCCTTGACAGCCGGGGCCTTCCAGGCGTTCGGCTCCAGGTTGTCGATCGCGTCGAGGACCTCGACGCCGCCGACCTTGCCGATCATCGCGTAGAGCGAGAAGGGCAGGTAGTACGGGTACTTGCCCGCGTAGGTCCAGCCGGCGATGCCCTTTTTCTTGGCCTTCTCGCACACGGCGAGCATCTCGTCCCACGTCTGGGGGTAGGTGGCGTCGAGCGAGTCCAGGGCCTTCTGGGAGTACCAGACGCCGTACACCGTGTAGGCGTAGTACATGATCCACACCGGGTCGCCGTCGAGCTGGCCCATCTCGACGATGCCCGGGCGCAGCGTGTCGCGGACCTTCTTGTTCGGGTCGTCGAAGGACGGGGCGTCCAGCAGCGGGGTGAGGTCGGCGAGCTGGCTCTTGCCGGCCAGGACGCCCATGTCCATCTGCTCGGCGCCGGAGTTGTCG
Protein-coding sequences here:
- a CDS encoding carbohydrate ABC transporter permease, whose amino-acid sequence is MQHGKYRFIVGFLAVPLGLYALFVIWPFIQSIYYSFTDWTGLSPEFKMVGFDNYKRMLDDDIFWKSLQHSLLFALVLPLVTISLALFFAFMINVGGKRRRGGPVISGVRGSSFYKIVYFFPQVLSIAIVALLFAFAYNPDSGSINSLLRGIGLDSVQPLWLGDPSLALWCVMAVLVWSTVGFFVVLFSAGMASIPADLYEAALLDGAGRATTFFRITLPLLWDTVQSGWVYMGILALGAESFAVVQIMTTGPGGPDYSTTVMVLYVYQKAFRDGQAAYATTIGVALLVVTLAFAALVMRLGRRERLEY
- the ngcE gene encoding N-acetylglucosamine/diacetylchitobiose ABC transporter substrate-binding protein, which produces MGSTSDESRTPDRSTATTGTTTGTTATGLGRRDLIKRSAALGLISVPTMSFLSACASSGGGDEDKAESGKKTAKNPLAVNDSAQMEFVLFDGGFGKEYAEDAVKIYEQNFPKAKVKFSATQKIQSTLQPRFNQGTPPDLIDNSGAEQMDMGVLAGKSQLADLTPLLDAPSFDDPNKKVRDTLRPGIVEMGQLDGDPVWIMYYAYTVYGVWYSQKALDSLDATYPQTWDEMLAVCEKAKKKGIAGWTYAGKYPYYLPFSLYAMIGKVGGVEVLDAIDNLEPNAWKAPAVKACFEAYYELYKKGYVLKGTPGLDHIQSQTAWAKGKALFIPNGSWVENESANVIPADFDLAVSAPTGIDSSDKLPFGTIWASGGEPFIVPAKAKNTAGGMEQLRIMLSEASSKNFTTKVKSLTAYNGGTDGITLTPGLKSGVAALEKAGDNVVNPRLQDWYVQLQKEKIGVSGLGEMMAGRLTPAEAIKKIQGYADETAKDSSIKHYKHH